A window from Pseudomonas sp. Tri1 encodes these proteins:
- a CDS encoding TonB-dependent siderophore receptor produces the protein MNRSTPLANRNVFIKCVLPTLSCCFIASPVWAQDTLELPATDIQGSRITQDEGYTASQASTASKSDVPIKEEAQSINVVTQQTLADYQVRSLADAMKFVSGVSQGNTLGGSRDSLVKRGFGTNDDGSILRDGVRSNLGHNFSATTERVEVLKGPASMLYGALEPGGLVNVISKKPEYTQSTTLSGSAYSEGGGTMALDTTGPLGDTGLAYRLIAERGHEDYWRNYGVNESTLVAPSLAWTGERASLNLSYEYNEYSNPFDRGTVFRNGHPADIDYDKRLDEPWAKSQGIRETATARFEYELSDAWKTRVTYGWNNDRYSLSIAQPNSLTGNTLRRAANGAHYDDETRYASWDFIGQQDLFGQRHDLLIGVDNQVSDQYRGKTYRNAVRGGFDITSPVYGNLPEPSLVSAAQSDLRNELTSSSMYLKDNWHLDDRWILVLGGRYQHYDQYSDQGLGSSYKLNRDDNGDAFVPFLGLVYKATDTLSLYGNYSRSFKPNDTVDDAGKTFDPEEGRSYEVGAKYDPLPGLNINLALFDIVKKNVVTSSTVNGVTLSEAAGKVGSQGLELDITGRLSERWDLIGTYAYTHTEILDDPDDEGHRLADAPKHTASLYLSHHLNVPAEFGAWHAGAGARYVGERAANNANDFWLSSYTVADAFLRWESPVLGHKTSLQLNVDNLFDKQYYPSSTGSPLQVNVGEPRTARLSASVTF, from the coding sequence GCCCAGTGTGGGCACAGGACACCCTTGAACTGCCGGCTACGGACATCCAGGGCAGTCGCATCACTCAGGACGAGGGCTATACGGCATCGCAGGCCAGTACGGCGAGCAAAAGCGATGTACCGATCAAGGAAGAGGCGCAATCGATCAACGTGGTGACCCAGCAGACCCTGGCCGACTATCAGGTGCGCTCGCTGGCCGACGCAATGAAGTTCGTCAGTGGCGTCAGCCAGGGCAATACCTTGGGCGGTTCGCGGGACTCGCTGGTCAAGCGCGGTTTCGGCACCAACGACGATGGCTCGATCCTGCGCGATGGCGTGCGTTCGAACCTGGGGCATAACTTCAGCGCCACCACCGAGCGGGTCGAAGTGCTCAAGGGCCCGGCCTCGATGCTGTACGGCGCGCTGGAGCCCGGTGGCCTGGTCAACGTCATCAGCAAGAAGCCCGAGTACACCCAGAGCACCACGCTGAGCGGCTCGGCCTACAGCGAGGGCGGCGGCACCATGGCCCTGGATACCACCGGGCCGTTGGGCGACACCGGCCTGGCGTATCGCTTGATTGCCGAGCGCGGGCATGAGGACTACTGGCGCAACTACGGCGTCAACGAGAGCACGCTGGTGGCACCGTCGCTGGCTTGGACGGGGGAGCGGGCTTCGTTGAACCTCAGTTATGAGTACAACGAATATTCCAATCCGTTTGATCGCGGAACGGTGTTCAGGAATGGGCATCCGGCGGACATCGACTATGACAAGCGTCTCGATGAGCCGTGGGCCAAGAGCCAGGGTATTCGCGAGACGGCGACGGCGCGCTTTGAGTACGAGTTGAGCGATGCGTGGAAGACCCGGGTGACTTATGGGTGGAATAACGACCGGTATAGTCTTTCGATTGCGCAGCCCAATTCGTTGACGGGTAACACGCTTCGACGGGCAGCCAACGGCGCCCATTACGATGATGAAACCCGCTACGCGAGTTGGGATTTCATAGGCCAGCAGGACCTGTTCGGCCAACGCCATGATCTGTTGATCGGTGTTGATAACCAGGTGTCCGACCAGTACCGCGGGAAAACCTATCGCAATGCCGTACGCGGTGGTTTCGATATCACTTCACCGGTCTATGGCAACCTGCCGGAACCCAGCCTGGTCAGTGCTGCCCAAAGCGATCTGCGCAATGAGCTGACGTCCAGTTCCATGTACTTGAAAGACAACTGGCACCTCGACGACCGCTGGATCCTGGTCCTGGGGGGGCGCTACCAGCATTACGATCAGTACAGCGACCAGGGGTTGGGCAGCAGCTACAAGTTGAACCGCGATGACAACGGTGACGCCTTCGTGCCGTTCCTCGGCCTGGTTTACAAAGCCACCGACACTTTGTCGCTGTACGGCAACTACAGCCGCTCGTTCAAGCCCAATGACACCGTGGACGACGCCGGCAAGACCTTCGACCCGGAAGAGGGCCGCAGCTATGAGGTCGGTGCCAAGTACGATCCGCTACCAGGCTTGAACATCAACCTCGCGCTGTTCGACATCGTAAAGAAAAACGTCGTGACGTCCTCCACGGTCAATGGCGTGACCCTGTCGGAAGCCGCCGGTAAAGTCGGCTCCCAAGGGCTGGAGCTGGATATCACCGGCCGCCTGTCCGAGCGTTGGGACCTGATTGGCACCTACGCCTACACCCACACGGAAATCCTCGACGATCCGGATGATGAAGGCCATCGCCTCGCTGACGCACCCAAGCACACCGCCAGCCTGTACCTGAGCCACCACTTGAACGTGCCTGCCGAATTCGGCGCCTGGCACGCCGGGGCCGGTGCGCGGTACGTCGGCGAGCGCGCCGCCAACAACGCCAACGACTTCTGGCTCAGCAGCTATACCGTAGCCGACGCCTTCCTGCGCTGGGAGTCTCCAGTGCTGGGGCACAAAACCTCGTTGCAGTTGAACGTGGACAACCTGTTCGACAAGCAGTACTACCCGTCGTCCACCGGCAGCCCACTGCAAGTCAATGTCGGTGAACCACGTACCGCCCGCCTGAGTGCCAGCGTGACGTTCTGA
- a CDS encoding LLM class flavin-dependent oxidoreductase produces MKFSLFVHMERWDESVSHRQLFEDLTELTLLAEAGGFSTVWIGEHHAMEYTISPSPMPLLAYLAGKTTTIHLGAGTIIAPFWHPLRVAGECALLDVISNGRMEVGLARGAYQVEFDRMAGGMPASSGGQALREMVPVVRALWQGDYAHDGEIWKFPTSTSVPKPIRKPHPPMWIAARDPDSHNFAVANGCNVMVTPLMKGDEEVLDLKNKFQAALDNNPDVPRPQLMVLRHTHVYAVDDPEGWKVGAQAISKFYRTFDAWFGNKQVPVNGFLAPSPEEKFAERPEFQLENIRKNTMIGTPQEIIERIKYYQELGVDEFSFWCDNSLSHAEKKKSLELFIQQVVPAFR; encoded by the coding sequence ATGAAATTTTCCCTGTTTGTACACATGGAGCGTTGGGACGAAAGCGTCAGCCATCGCCAGTTGTTCGAAGACCTGACTGAGCTGACCCTGCTGGCCGAGGCTGGCGGTTTCAGCACCGTGTGGATCGGCGAGCACCACGCCATGGAATACACCATCTCGCCAAGCCCGATGCCGCTGCTGGCATACCTGGCCGGCAAGACCACCACCATACATTTGGGCGCCGGCACCATCATCGCGCCGTTCTGGCACCCGCTGCGGGTGGCTGGCGAATGCGCGCTGCTGGACGTGATCAGCAATGGCCGCATGGAAGTCGGTCTGGCCCGTGGCGCCTATCAGGTGGAGTTCGACCGCATGGCCGGCGGCATGCCGGCGTCCTCCGGTGGCCAGGCCCTGCGGGAAATGGTTCCGGTGGTACGCGCCCTGTGGCAAGGTGACTACGCCCATGACGGCGAAATCTGGAAATTCCCCACCTCCACCAGCGTGCCCAAGCCGATCCGCAAACCACACCCGCCAATGTGGATCGCCGCCCGCGACCCGGACTCCCACAACTTCGCCGTCGCCAATGGCTGCAACGTGATGGTCACGCCGTTGATGAAGGGCGATGAAGAAGTCCTGGACCTGAAGAACAAGTTCCAGGCCGCCCTGGACAACAACCCTGACGTACCACGCCCGCAATTGATGGTGTTGCGCCACACCCACGTGTATGCCGTGGACGATCCCGAGGGCTGGAAAGTCGGTGCCCAGGCAATCTCCAAGTTCTATCGCACCTTCGATGCCTGGTTCGGCAACAAGCAAGTGCCGGTCAACGGCTTCCTCGCGCCAAGCCCCGAAGAAAAATTCGCCGAGCGTCCGGAGTTCCAACTGGAAAACATCCGCAAGAACACCATGATTGGCACACCGCAGGAAATCATCGAGCGGATCAAGTACTACCAGGAATTGGGGGTGGATGAGTTCAGCTTCTGGTGCGACAACAGCTTGTCCCATGCCGAGAAGAAGAAGTCCCTGGAGTTGTTTATCCAGCAGGTGGTGCCGGCGTTTCGCTGA
- a CDS encoding flavin reductase family protein: MIDAAVYKQVMGSFPSGVTVITTLDDDGQIVGLTASAFSSLSMEPALVLFCPNYSSDSYPVLIKNRRFAIHVLSGGQQNEAYAFARKGKDKAQGIEWTLSELGNPLLSNATAIIECELWREYEGGDHAIMVGAVKNLIVPQHTPGPLVYCHGKMGALPVLA; encoded by the coding sequence ATGATCGACGCCGCCGTTTACAAACAAGTCATGGGCTCGTTCCCGTCCGGCGTGACGGTGATCACCACGCTCGATGATGATGGGCAGATCGTCGGCCTCACCGCCAGCGCGTTCAGCTCGTTGTCGATGGAGCCGGCCCTGGTGCTGTTCTGCCCCAACTACAGCTCCGACTCCTACCCGGTGCTGATCAAGAACCGCCGCTTCGCCATCCATGTGCTCTCCGGCGGGCAACAGAACGAAGCCTACGCCTTCGCGCGCAAAGGCAAGGACAAGGCCCAGGGCATCGAGTGGACCCTGAGCGAGTTGGGTAACCCGCTGCTGAGCAATGCCACCGCCATCATCGAATGCGAACTGTGGCGTGAATACGAAGGCGGCGACCACGCCATCATGGTCGGCGCCGTGAAGAATCTGATCGTGCCGCAACACACACCAGGCCCGCTGGTTTACTGCCACGGCAAGATGGGCGCCCTGCCCGTCCTCGCCTGA